The Linepithema humile isolate Giens D197 chromosome 2, Lhum_UNIL_v1.0, whole genome shotgun sequence genome has a segment encoding these proteins:
- the LOC105677426 gene encoding uncharacterized protein isoform X1 — MSSEPWTLPPKQGLYDPTLEREACGVGFIVAIDGKRSHKIILDAQILSARMNHRGACACDNDTGDGAGVLCAIPHDYYANEIREQQNIKLPEFGRYATGILFLDRKTHKIVEDAFEKLAEECNLRVLCWRDVPTDSTQIGQVARKCEPYMRQVFVTGDQDAETLKRQIFVLRKRSSHTIRQPGLRYYICSLSLKTVVYKGQLTADQLWLYFTDLKSPKFETYLALVHTRFSTNTFPSWERAHPLRLLAHNGEINTLRGNVNFMKAREGVMSSHIYGDQLKQLYPVVEPNLSDSGSADCVLEFLVMAGQRSLPEAVMTMVPEAWQNDLTMATEKRDFYHWAACTMEPWDGPALLTFTDGRYVGAILDRNGLRPSRFYVTKDNMMVMASEVGVYDTPPSNVVLKSRLKPGRMLLVDTEEKKIIQDVELKLQIARSRPHSKWLKEQISMDELRAAHVHNAGNVIENGLPTETAIAKKNAINGVNEISAVNKVWSGDKRLSLYGYTLETINLLLLPMVQTKKEALGSMGNDAPLACLSQFQPLLYEYFKQLFAQVTNPPIDPFREKIVMSMLCPIGPESNILEPSELQVHRLFLPQPILSLSDLEVLKHTTHRGWRTKVIDITYPVEDGPAGLRKTLDRVNNEANAAARDGYQLLVLSDRQGGPSRVPVSSLLALGAVHHHMIEERQRMKVSLILETAEAREVHHICVLLGYGADAICPYLVFEMAKNLRADHVFDETFTDEVIFKNYAEAMERGIAKVMAKMGISTLQSYKGAQIFEAVGLADEVVDKCFKGTHSRIGGVTFDILGKEAFERHQITYWEKPMDLLVIRNPGIYHWRSGGEKHINDPASIASLQEYVVSKNNPAYENYRKTTMEVVKACTLRGQLELKKSRDPISIADVEPASEIVKRFATGAMSFGSISLEAHSTLAIAMNRIGGKSNTGEGGENADRYLNQDPEFSKRSSIKQVASGRFGVTASYLANADDLQIKMAQGAKPGEGGELPGYKVTAEIAATRHSVPGVGLISPPPHHDIYSIEDLAELIYDLKCANPYARISVKLVSEVGVGVVAAGVAKGKAEHVVISGHDGGTGASSWTGIKSAGLPWELGIAETHQVLTLNNLRSRMIVQADGQMRTGFDIIVAALLGADEFGFSTAPLIAMGCTMMRKCHLNTCPVGIATQDPVLRKKFEGKPEHVVNFFFALAEEVRSHMANLGIRKFQDLIGRTDLLKVRDDITVEKARTLNLSNILRNALDLRPGVNIRGGTVKQDFQLENRLDNKLIELAEPVLSGERTRVDIEMNINNECRAFGSTLSYHVAKRFGDDGLPEHSINIKMQGSAGQSFCAFLTKGIHVTLEGDANDYVGKGLCGGEIVIYPPKDSEFNSEGNVIVGNVCLYGATLGKAYFRGIAAERFSVRNSGAIVVVEGVGDHGCEYMTGGCALILGLTGRNFAAGMSGGIAYVLDVDGSFKSKCNPEMVELLPLTKPDEIAYVKQLLEEFIEKTGSLIAQDLLATWPEPTTRFVKVFPYEYQRALKQMEEAKEQPSVINGDAQVTNSKIKDIEDAIEDADMAQRKLDKIRGFMKYSRQKVMYRPVEKRLEDWDEIYNFQGVRKTLRAQAARCMECGVPFCQSSHGCPLGNIIPKWNDLVFHQNWKEALNQLLQTNNFPEFTGRVCPAPCEGACVLGINEPPVTIKNIECAIIDHAFEQGWIVPHPPTRRTGRKIAVVGSGPAGLAAAHQLNKAGHTVTVFERNDRIGGLLQYGIPTMKLSKQVVQRRVSLLAAEGIVFRTSVDVGKDITIQELQEQYDAVLLTTGATWPRDLPIPGRQLEGIHFAVSFLEHWQKKQMGNTAPPDMRLIAKNKNVVIIGGGDTGCDCIATSLRQGAKTITTFEILPEPPARRGNDNPWPQFPRVFKVDYGHEEVSLKFGRDPRRYSTLSKEFLDDGKGHVSGIRTVSVEWQKDENGRWKMDEVPNSEKVYKCDLVLLAMGFLGPERYVTTEVKTELDERGNYKTPAGKYCTSLSGVYAAGDCRRGQSLVVWAIAEGRLAAKEIDLALMGETGLPGSGGVIIGVSA, encoded by the exons ATGAGTTCCGAGCCGTGGACCTTGCCTCCGAAGCAAGGTCTGTACGACCCTACCCTCGAACGAGAGGCTTGTGGCGTTGGTTTCATCGTTGCTATTGATGGAAAGAGATCGCATAAG ATTATTCTAGATGCTCAGATATTGTCGGCGCGAATGAATCATAGGGGGGCATGTGCCTGCGATAACGATACTGGTGACGGCGCCGGTGTGCTTTGTGCAATACCGCACGATTACTATGCCAATGAAATTCG CGAACAGCAGAATATCAAACTGCCCGAGTTCGGACGATACGCGACTGGTATCTTATTCCTGGACAGGAAGACCCACAAAATAGTGGAAGATGCGTTTGAAAAGCTAGCCGAGGAGTGCAATCTGAGA GTACTGTGTTGGCGCGATGTTCCCACCGATAGCACCCAAATTGGTCAAGTGGCGAGGAAGTGTGAACCGTATATGCGTCAAGTATTCGTTACTGGTGATCAAGATGCGGAAACGCTTAAACGACAG ATATTCGTGCTGAGAAAGAGATCATCGCATACGATACGGCAGCCGGGATTGCGATATTATATTTGCTCGTTGTCGTTGAAAACGGTCGTCTATAAAGGCCAGCTTACCGCCGATCAATTATGGCTATATTTCACAGACCTGAAG TCTCCGAAATTTGAGACCTATTTGGCACTGGTGCACACACGTTTCTCCACGAACACGTTTCCGAGTTGGGAAAGAGCGCACCCTTTACG ATTGCTCGCCCACAACGGCGAAATTAACACTCTGCGCGGCAATGTGAACTTCATGAAGGCGCGGGAGGGTGTGATGAGCAGCCATATATACGGCGATCAGCTCAAGCAACTCTATCCGGTCGTAGAACCGAATCTCTCCGATTCCGGATCGGCAGACTGTGTGCTCGAATTCTTGGTAATGGCTGGACAACGATCCCTGCCCGAG GCTGTCATGACGATGGTGCCGGAAGCATGGCAGAACGATTTGACGATGGCTACGGAGAAGCGCGACTTCTACCACTGGGCGGCCTGCACCATGGAACCTTGGGACGGCCCGGCGCTCCTGACCTTCACCGACGGACGCTACGTCGGCGCTATCTTGGACAG AAACGGCCTGCGCCCGTCGCGCTTCTACGTCACTAAGGATAACATGATGGTGATGGCGTCCGAAGTGGGCGTCTATGATACTCCGCCCAGCAATGTAGTCCTGAAG agtCGCTTGAAGCCCGGCCGAATGCTTCTCGTTGACACTGAAGAGAAGAAGATCATACAGGATGTGGAACTGAAGTTGCAGATCGCTCGAAGCAGACCCCACTCCAAGTGGCTCAAGGAACAG ATCTCTATGGATGAGTTGCGCGCCGCACATGTTCACAATGCAGGAAACGTAATCGAGAACGGTCTACCCACTGAGACAGCTATCGCGAAAAAGAACGCTATCAACGGCGTGAACGAGATCTCGGCCGTGAATAAGGTTTGGAGCGGCGATAAACGACTCTCTCTTTACGGTTACACGCTGGAGACGATTAACTTGCTGCTCTTGCCGATGGTGCAAACCAA GAAAGAAGCATTGGGATCTATGGGCAACGACGCTCCCCTGGCATGCTTGTCGCAATTTCAACCGTTGTTGTACGAATACTTCAAACAATTGTTCGCGCAG GTAACGAACCCGCCGATCGATCCGTTCCGCGAAAAGATCGTGATGTCGATGCTGTGCCCGATCGGGCCTGAGAGTAACATTCTGGAACCGAGCGAGTTGCAAGTGCACCGCCTATTCCTGCCGCAACCGATATTGTCTCTGAGCGATCTCGAGGTGCTCAAGCACACCACTCATCGCGGTTGGAGAACAAAGGTAATCGATATCACTTACCCCGTTGAGGACGGTCCTGCCGGATTGCGGAAGACTCTGGATCGCGTTAACAACGAGGCCAATGCGGCCGCGAGGGACGGTTATCAGCTGCTCGTGCTATCCGATCGGCAAGGCGGTCCGTCAAG AGTTCCGGTCAGCAGTCTGTTGGCTCTCGGTGCTGTTCATCATCATATGATCGAAGAGAGGCAACGAATGAAGGTCAGTCTCATTTTGGAAACCGCGGAGGCTCGAGAAGTTCATCATATTTGTGTGCTGCTTGGTTACGGAGCGGACGCGATATGTCCCTATTTAGTGTTCGAGATGGCAAAAAATCTGAGAGCGGATCACGTGTTCGACGAAACTTTCACCGACGAAGTTATCTTTAAA AATTACGCGGAAGCTATGGAACGAGGAATCGCGAAAGTGATGGCCAAGATGGGAATCTCGACCTTGCAATCTTATAAAGGAGCGCAGATATTCGAAGCAGTCGGATTGGCCGACGAAGTCGTCGATAAGTGCTTCAAG GGCACTCATTCTCGTATCGGCGGCGTGACATTCGATATTCTGGGCAAAGAAGCATTCGAGAGGCATCAAATAACGTATTGGGAAAAGCCCATGGATCTACTGGTCATTCGCAATCCAGGAATTTATCACTGGCGATCCGGCGGCGAGAAACATATCAATGATCCCGCCAGTATCGCTAGTTTGCAg GAATATGTTGTCTCCAAGAATAATCCGGCTTACGAAAATTATCGCAAGACCACGATGGAAGTGGTGAAAGCTTGCACTCTGCGCGGCCAGCTCGAGCTAAAGAAGTCGCGCGATCCAATTTCTATCGCGGACGTGGAACCCGCGTCGGAAATCGTGAAACGCTTCGCGACTGGCGCGATGAGCTTCGGTAGCATTTCTCTAGAAGCTCACTCCACCCTAGCGATAGCTATGAACCGCATAGGCGGCAAATCGAACACCGGCGAAGGCGGTGAAAATGCAGACAg GTACTTAAATCAAGATCCAGAGTTCAGCAAGCGATCGTCCATCAAGCAAGTGGCGAGCGGTCGCTTCGGTGTGACCGCAAGCTATCTGGCGAACGCGGACGACTTGCAGATTAAGATGGCACAGGGTGCAAAGCCCGGCGAGGGTGGAGAGCTGCCCGGCTACAAAGTCACCGCGGAAATCGCTGCTACCAGACATTCGGTGCCCGGTGTCGGTCTGATCTCGCCACCGCCGCATCACGACATCTACTCGATCGAGGATCTGGCCGAGCTGATCTACGATCTCAAGTGCGCCAATCCGTATGCCCGTATTTCCGTCAAGCTCGTGTCCGAAGTCGGAGTGGGCGTCGTCGCCGCCGGCGTCGCTAAGGGCAAGGCCGAGCACGTGGTGATATCCGGCCACGACGGCGGCACCGGCGCGAGCAGTTGGACTGGCATCAAGTCCGCTGGATTGCCCTGGGAACTGGGCATCGCCGAAACGCACCAGGTGTTGACTCTCAACAATTTACGATCGCGCATGATCGTCCAGGCGGACGGCCAGATGCGTACTGGCTTCGACATCATCGTGGCGGCGCTCCTCGGCGCGGACGAATTTGGTTTCAGCACAGCCCCGCTGATTGCCATGGGCTGCACGATGATGAGGAAGTGTCACTTGAACACTTGTCCGGTGGGCATCGCCACGCAAGATCCTgtgttgagaaaaaaattcgagGGCAAGCCGGAACACGTAGTCAATTTCTTCTTCGCATTGGCTGAGGAG GTACGTTCGCACATGGCTAACTTGGGCATCCGCAAGTTCCAAGATCTCATCGGACGCACAGACCTCCTCAAAGTACGTGACGATATTACCGTCGAGAAAGCAAGAACCTTGAATCTCAGCAATATCCTGCGAAACGCGTTGGACTTGCGACCCGGCGTAAACATTAGAGGCGGAACCGTGAAACAGGACTTCCAATTAGAGAACAGATTAGACAATAAACTAATCGAACTGGCCGAGCCCGTTTTGAGCGGTGAACGAACTCGTGTCGACATCGAGATGAACATTAACAACGAATGCAGAGCGTTTGGATCGACACTGAGTTATCACGTAGCCAA ACGATTCGGAGACGATGGATTACCCGAGCACAGTATCAATATCAAAATGCAAGGCTCAGCCGGCCAAAGCTTCTGCGCTTTCCTGACGAAGGGTATTCACGTCACCCTCGAGGGCGACGCCAACGATTACGTCGGCAAG GGCCTCTGCGGAGGTGAAATCGTCATATATCCGCCGAAGGACTCCGAATTCAATTCAGAGGGGAATGTGATCGTCGGGAACGTGTGTCTGTACGGTGCCACTTTGGGGAAGGCCTACTTCCGCGGCATCGCCGCTGAGCGGTTCAGCGTGCGTAACAGCGGAGCGATCGTCGTGGTGGAGGGCGTGGGCGATCACGGCTGCGAGTATATGACCGGCGGTTGCGCCTTAATCTTGGGTCTTACCGGCAGAAACTTCGCCGCCGGCATGTCCGGCGGAATCGCGTATGTTTTGGACGTCGATGGCTCTTTCAAGAGCAAGTGCAACCCCGAGATGGTGGAACTGTTGCCACTCACCAAGCCCGACGAGATCGCCTACGTAAAGCAGTTGCTGGAGGAGTTTATCGAGAAAACCGGCTCGCTAATCGCGCAGGATCTGCTCGCCACCTGGCCGGAACCGACAACGAGATTTGTCAAAGTCTTCCCATATGAGTATCAGCGCGCCCTCAAACAGATGGAGGAGGCGAAGGAACAACCGAGCGTGATTAACGGTGACGCGCAGGTGACAAACAGTAAAATAAAGGACATCGAGGACGCGATAGAAGACGCGGACATGGCGCAGCGCAAGCTAGACAAGATCAGGGGCTTCATGAAGTATTCGAGGCAGAAAGTCATGTACAGACCGGTGGAGAAGCGCCTGGAGGACTGGGACGAGATATACAACTTCCAGGGTGTCAGGAAGACCCTGCGAGCACAAGCGGCAAGGTGCATGGAATGTGGCGTTCCGTTCTGTCAGAGCAGTCACGGCTGCCCGTTGGGCAACATCATTCCCAAGTGGAACGATCTCGTGTTCCACCAGAACTGGAAAGAGGCGCTCAACCAGCTGCTgcaaactaataattttcccG AGTTCACCGGAAGAGTCTGCCCCGCGCCTTGCGAGGGTGCGTGCGTCTTAGGAATCAATGAGCCACCAGTGACGATCAAGAATATCGAGTGTGCAATAATCGATCACGCGTTCGAGCAAGGCTGGATCGTTCCTCATCCGCCGACGAGAAGAACCGGACGGAAAATCGCCGTGGTGGGATCCGGCCCCGCGGGATTGGCCGCTGCTCATCAATTAAACAAAGCGGGCCACACAGTGACTGTATTCGAGAGAAACGATAGAATCGGAGGATTATTACAGTACGGCATTCCGACAATGAAACTGTCCAAGCAAGTCGTGCAGAGAAGAGTCTCTCTGCTCGCCGCAGAAGGAATCGTCTTTAGAACGAGCGTCGACGTCGGCAAGGACATTACGATTCAA GAACTTCAAGAGCAATACGACGCGGTATTATTGACCACAGGCGCGACATGGCCACGGGATCTGCCGATCCCTGGTCGGCAGCTAGAAGGAATTCACTTCGCGGTGAGCTTCCTGGAGCACTGGCAGAAGAAGCAAATGGGCAACACGGCGCCCCCGGACATGCGACTAATCGCCAAAAACAAGAACGTCGTCATAATAGGAGGCGGCGACACCGGATGTGATTGCATAGCGACCTCGCTGCGCCAGGGCGCGAAGACGATCACGACCTTCGAGATTCTGCCGGAACCGCCGGCTCGGCGAGGCAACGATAACCCGTGGCCTCAGTTCCCGCGAGTGTTCAAGGTAGATTACGGCCACGAGGAAGTGTCTCTGAAATTCGGCCGCGACCCACGTAGATACAGCACACTGAGCAAGGAATTCCTGGACGACGGAAAGGGCCATGTTTCCGGCATCCGGACAGTGTCCGTGGAGTGGCAGAAGGACGAGAATGGCCGATGGAAAATGGACGAGGTACCGAACTCAGAAAAGGTATACAAGTGCGATTTGGTGTTGCTCGCCATGGGCTTCCTCGGGCCCGAGAGATACGTCACCACAGAAGTGAAAACCGAATTGGACGAGAGAGGAAACTACAAGACTCCAGCTGGAAAATATTGCACCAGTTTATCCGGAGTATACGCGGCAGGCG attGCAGACGTGGACAGTCTCTCGTAGTATGGGCAATTGCGGAGGGTCGTTTGGCCGCAAAGGAAATCGACCTGGCCCTGATGGGAGAAACTGGCCTTCCCGGAAGTGGCGGTGTCATAATCGGTGTTAGCGCTTAA